Proteins from a single region of Primulina tabacum isolate GXHZ01 chromosome 5, ASM2559414v2, whole genome shotgun sequence:
- the LOC142547421 gene encoding uncharacterized protein LOC142547421 isoform X2, protein MDGIDVNARGRRGRHTGEAVQNVNVEVEQITRRVNDMELVVSRFQNLNPPIFDGSGGNEKAESWLRAMNNLFDLVEYDSNRRVKLVVLQLRDNAERWWEATARALRAAGTVITWDVFSTQFRQEYSPPSYYAAKSSAFHKLVQGNLPVAEYARQLSSLLIYVPHIAGNDGAKMEKFLEGLGSHLYSLVLASNPVSYADAVNKAIRLEAGFQRDNQQQTLQIPSGGMQLPMGTSSYVPQQPFQQQQFFQHQKPQRLKPRGKNFKKKGQSSSSSSSGSKSVSGTPFSGNQYSLVYCERCGGRHHTSQCGGVHGTYHNCGQKGHFARSCPNRTQGQMRPQQFPQNRGGFSGGLSQRPFTPAQSFQQSNYPQVRGNAPQSFPGPQQARVYALTEDQAREAPGGVIAGHVGGLSSAAQDEAPRGARAL, encoded by the coding sequence ATGGATGGTATTGATGTGAATGCTCGAGGTAGACGTGGTCGACATACTGGTGAAGCAGTACAGAATGTTAATGTGGAAGTTGAACAGATCACCCGTAGAGTGAATGATATGGAATTGGTGGTATCGAGATTTCAGAATCTGAATCCTCCTATCTTTGATGGCTCCGGAGGTAATGAAAAAGCTGAAAGTTGGTTAAGGGCCATGAATAATTTGTTTGATTTGGTGGAATATGATTCCAACCGAAGAGTAAAATTAGTAGTTCTTCAGCTGAGGGACAATGCTGAACGTTGGTGGGAGGCTACTGCCAGGGCTTTGCGTGCTGCTGGCACAGTTATTACTTGGGATGTTTTCAGTACTCAGTTCAGACAAGAGTATTCTCCGCCTTCTTATTATGCTGCCAAATCATCTGCATTTCATAAATTGGTTCAGGGTAATTTACCAGTTGCGGAATATGCTCGACAATTATCATCTTTATTGATTTACGTGCCGCATATCGCCGGTAATGATGGGGCAAAAATGGAGAAATTTCTGGAAGGATTGGGTTCTCATTTATATTCCTTGGTTCTGGCTAGTAATCCGGTTAGCTATGCCGATGCAGTCAACAAGGCAATAAGATTAGAAGCAGGATTTCAAAGAGATAATCAACAGCAGACTTTACAGATACCCAGTGGAGGTATGCAATTACCAATGGGTACATCATCTTATGTACCTCAGCAGCCTTTCCAGCAGCAGCAGTTCTTCCAACACCAAAAACCTCAAAGGTTAAAGCCCAGAGGAAAGAACTTCAAGAAGAAAGGTCAGTCGAGTTCATCTAGCTCAAGTGGATCTAAAAGTGTATCAGGGACGCCTTTTTCAGGGAATCAATATTCATTGGTGTATTGTGAGCGTTGTGGAGGTAGACATCATACATCTCAGTGTGGTGGTGTACATGGTACATATCATAATTGCGGTCAgaaaggacactttgctagatcTTGTCCAAACCGTACTCAAGGGCAGATGAGACCACAACAGTTTCCTCAGAACAGAGGTGGTTTTTCGGGTGGTTTGTCTCAGAGACCCTTTACTCCTGCGCAGTCTTTTCAGCAGTCCAATTATCCACAGGTTCGGGGTAATGCACCTCAATCATTCCCAGGTCCACAACAGGCTAGAGTGTATGCTTTGACAGAGGATCAAGCCAGAGAGGCTCCAGGTGGTGTAATTGCAG
- the LOC142547421 gene encoding uncharacterized protein LOC142547421 isoform X1, translating to MDGIDVNARGRRGRHTGEAVQNVNVEVEQITRRVNDMELVVSRFQNLNPPIFDGSGGNEKAESWLRAMNNLFDLVEYDSNRRVKLVVLQLRDNAERWWEATARALRAAGTVITWDVFSTQFRQEYSPPSYYAAKSSAFHKLVQGNLPVAEYARQLSSLLIYVPHIAGNDGAKMEKFLEGLGSHLYSLVLASNPVSYADAVNKAIRLEAGFQRDNQQQTLQIPSGGMQLPMGTSSYVPQQPFQQQQFFQHQKPQRLKPRGKNFKKKGQSSSSSSSGSKSVSGTPFSGNQYSLVYCERCGGRHHTSQCGGVHGTYHNCGQKGHFARSCPNRTQGQMRPQQFPQNRGGFSGGLSQRPFTPAQSFQQSNYPQVRGNAPQSFPGPQQARVYALTEDQAREAPGGVIAGTFLINGYTARVLFDTGASHSFLASNFVDEYDFVTTSLHEFASVSTPAGKVILSGQIVLNCVFHFGDGIMISNLIVLTDV from the coding sequence ATGGATGGTATTGATGTGAATGCTCGAGGTAGACGTGGTCGACATACTGGTGAAGCAGTACAGAATGTTAATGTGGAAGTTGAACAGATCACCCGTAGAGTGAATGATATGGAATTGGTGGTATCGAGATTTCAGAATCTGAATCCTCCTATCTTTGATGGCTCCGGAGGTAATGAAAAAGCTGAAAGTTGGTTAAGGGCCATGAATAATTTGTTTGATTTGGTGGAATATGATTCCAACCGAAGAGTAAAATTAGTAGTTCTTCAGCTGAGGGACAATGCTGAACGTTGGTGGGAGGCTACTGCCAGGGCTTTGCGTGCTGCTGGCACAGTTATTACTTGGGATGTTTTCAGTACTCAGTTCAGACAAGAGTATTCTCCGCCTTCTTATTATGCTGCCAAATCATCTGCATTTCATAAATTGGTTCAGGGTAATTTACCAGTTGCGGAATATGCTCGACAATTATCATCTTTATTGATTTACGTGCCGCATATCGCCGGTAATGATGGGGCAAAAATGGAGAAATTTCTGGAAGGATTGGGTTCTCATTTATATTCCTTGGTTCTGGCTAGTAATCCGGTTAGCTATGCCGATGCAGTCAACAAGGCAATAAGATTAGAAGCAGGATTTCAAAGAGATAATCAACAGCAGACTTTACAGATACCCAGTGGAGGTATGCAATTACCAATGGGTACATCATCTTATGTACCTCAGCAGCCTTTCCAGCAGCAGCAGTTCTTCCAACACCAAAAACCTCAAAGGTTAAAGCCCAGAGGAAAGAACTTCAAGAAGAAAGGTCAGTCGAGTTCATCTAGCTCAAGTGGATCTAAAAGTGTATCAGGGACGCCTTTTTCAGGGAATCAATATTCATTGGTGTATTGTGAGCGTTGTGGAGGTAGACATCATACATCTCAGTGTGGTGGTGTACATGGTACATATCATAATTGCGGTCAgaaaggacactttgctagatcTTGTCCAAACCGTACTCAAGGGCAGATGAGACCACAACAGTTTCCTCAGAACAGAGGTGGTTTTTCGGGTGGTTTGTCTCAGAGACCCTTTACTCCTGCGCAGTCTTTTCAGCAGTCCAATTATCCACAGGTTCGGGGTAATGCACCTCAATCATTCCCAGGTCCACAACAGGCTAGAGTGTATGCTTTGACAGAGGATCAAGCCAGAGAGGCTCCAGGTGGTGTAATTGCAGGTACTTTTTTAATTAATGGTTACACTGCACgagttttatttgatacaggagcatctcactcTTTCCTCGCATCCAATTTTGTTGATGAATATGACTTTGTGACTACATCATTGCATGAGTTTGCATCTGTGTCCACTCCAGCCGGTAAAGTGATTTTATCAGGGCAGATTGTGTTGAACTGTGTATTTCATTTCGGTGACGGTATTATGATTTCTAATTTGATTGTGTTAACCGATGtatga